The DNA sequence TTGTAATTCTTTTGTAACTAAGACTTTTTTCAAAGCTACATGTTATTCAATTTTCTTTTTTATGAACTCTTTCTGCAAAAAATGAACATATAGGACAATTGTGAATTTTATGATTTAGGGCAGGACAATAGCGCCGTGCATAATAAATGAGTTGTAAATGTAGTTTTGGGGTATTCGCATTATCAAAGAAGCGGACAAGATCTTTTTCTGCAGCAAGAGGACTTCTTTTGTCGGAAATTTTCCATCGGTGCGCTAGACGTAAAATATGGGTGTCTACGGGAAAAGTAGATACGTTGTAAGCTATACCAAGAAATACCGAGGCTGTTTTTCGCCCAACCCCTGGTAGTTTTATAAGATCCGACATCTGCGCAGGGGGCTCTCCCTCAAAATCATTTATTAAGATATTGGATAGTTCACGAATATAAGATGTTTTTTTTTCGCCGAGCCCACAGGGAGCAATTAGATTATAGAGCCGTCTTTCAGTTAATTTTAAAATGGATTGAGCATCTGGAGCTTCTAAGAAGAGCTGAGGAGTCACAGAATTGACGGCTTTGTCTGTAGAATTTCCAGATAACAAAATTGCGATAAGCAGTTGAAAAGGCGTAGACCATCCTGTTAAAGAGGGTTGTGGATTTGGGAATAGAGAGTTTAGTGTCATGAGAATAAATTCTTTCATAAGCATCTACTTTCCAATACAAAATTTACTAAAAATTTCTCCTAAAATCGTCTCAGTGATTTCCTTCCCGGAAAGAGTGTCCATAGATTGAAGAGCCTCTCTTAAATCTAAAGCAATGATTTCTGGAGGTTGGAGATAAAGATTTGTTTGTGCTTCTCTTAGATAGTGAGCTACTTTTTTTAGGATAGTATGATGACGAGAGGAGACTAAAAAAATTTTAGAGTTTTTTCCTCCTTCTTGTTGCTGCATCCACTGTCCTAAAGCTTTCTTAACTTCACTAAGACCTTCTCCAGTTTTCGCTGAGACAGCGAACTCAGGAAGCGAAGTGTTTAGGAAGGGAGGAGAAGCTAAATCAGCTTTATTCCATAAGAGAAAAGAAGGTTTAGAAAAAAGTACTTTAGGTAGTTC is a window from the Chlamydia serpentis genome containing:
- a CDS encoding endonuclease III domain-containing protein gives rise to the protein MKEFILMTLNSLFPNPQPSLTGWSTPFQLLIAILLSGNSTDKAVNSVTPQLFLEAPDAQSILKLTERRLYNLIAPCGLGEKKTSYIRELSNILINDFEGEPPAQMSDLIKLPGVGRKTASVFLGIAYNVSTFPVDTHILRLAHRWKISDKRSPLAAEKDLVRFFDNANTPKLHLQLIYYARRYCPALNHKIHNCPICSFFAERVHKKEN